The Mugil cephalus isolate CIBA_MC_2020 chromosome 11, CIBA_Mcephalus_1.1, whole genome shotgun sequence genome includes a window with the following:
- the il11a gene encoding uncharacterized protein il11a encodes MKLLLDSSSSLLFSLLLAQLPVFTSASPVPQRRSSDMDKLSNQTKNLMKLTQELLKEHPFDSDVELHRFRYLPEMSNRSASDLNNLELKPTLSQLHADLKLYEHHFVWLNRISKKHHHQPVPKLAEMIREMKSLITLLSHQMQRVEAPVQAPATPSLPPHLSYQFDVLQSSHELLQHFKLFCDWAYRAFISLKPKVSAVQ; translated from the exons ATGAAAT TGCTGCTCGACTCCTCCTCATCGCTCCTCTTCTCGCTGCTATTGGCCCAGCTGCCTGTGTTCACGTCTGCATCTCCAGTGCCTCAGCGGCGGTCCAGTGACATGGATAAACTGTCCAATCAGACCAAAAATTTAATGAAGCTCACCCAAGAACTGTTG aaGGAGCACCCGTTTGACTCAGATGTGGAGCTTCACAGGTTCAGGTATCTGCCAGAAATGAGCAACAGATCAGCCAGTGACCTCAACAATCTTGAG CTGAAGCCCACACTCTCTCAGCTGCATGCCGACCTGAAGCTGTATGAGCACCACTTTGTGTGGCTGAACAGGATTTCAAAGAAGCACCACCACCAGCCAGTGCCCAAGTTGGCGGAGATGATCAGAGAAATGAAATCTCTCATCACTCTGCTGTCCCATCAG ATGCAGAGAGTGGAGGCACCAGtgcaggctccagcaaccccctccctcccccctcaccTCTCCTATCAGTTCGACGTCCTCCAGTCCAGCCACGAGCTTCTGCAACACTTCAAGCTCTTCTGTGACTGGGCATACAGAGCATTCATCAGCCTCAAACCCAAAGTATCTGCAGTGCAATGA